One segment of Candidatus Dojkabacteria bacterium DNA contains the following:
- a CDS encoding DNA-processing protein DprA, with the protein MSSLPDVGNRLICKLLENELLWTDSLSECVDRLKAVTEKDFGVVHLAGILSIKNSVRNPKSFEIEVRKRVSLNQACGLWLWGDCRSEYDLFKQAFWGIGNKKLMCQRGKVGIVGTRKSTTYGALVVKELVSRLVDGKLSVWSGFASGIDMAAHQAALKFGVKTVAVAPFLVTAPPHTQRIPIKRILNAGGAVICNIEKPEITKGHFLGRNTLLSKLVDMLFVVEAPLKSGTLHTASECIKRKKPVFVIPGSIFSKSSEGCNNLLTKVGVTIVPSLSFLDKLLGIGPLIETGGVAQELLILIKSGFDTVTSLARGLNLSESKLVKKLTYLELKGILHVNKFGKVFIR; encoded by the coding sequence GTCTACCAGATGTAGGCAATCGACTGATTTGCAAGCTCCTTGAAAATGAACTTTTGTGGACTGACTCACTTTCCGAATGTGTCGATAGGCTGAAAGCTGTTACTGAGAAAGACTTTGGGGTTGTACATCTTGCCGGAATACTGAGTATAAAAAATTCTGTCCGAAATCCAAAATCGTTTGAAATCGAAGTTCGGAAGAGGGTTTCACTTAACCAAGCCTGTGGCTTGTGGTTATGGGGTGATTGTAGATCGGAATACGACCTTTTCAAACAGGCGTTTTGGGGTATTGGAAACAAGAAATTAATGTGTCAGAGGGGAAAGGTTGGTATAGTTGGAACTAGAAAGTCCACTACCTATGGAGCTCTGGTGGTGAAGGAGCTTGTAAGTCGTCTGGTAGATGGCAAATTATCGGTATGGAGCGGATTTGCAAGTGGGATTGATATGGCCGCACATCAGGCGGCATTAAAGTTTGGAGTAAAAACGGTAGCTGTCGCACCCTTTCTTGTGACAGCTCCACCCCATACACAGCGTATTCCGATCAAGAGGATCTTAAATGCCGGTGGTGCTGTAATTTGTAATATAGAAAAGCCCGAGATAACCAAGGGACATTTTCTTGGCAGAAACACGCTTTTAAGTAAGTTGGTTGATATGTTGTTTGTGGTTGAAGCCCCATTGAAAAGTGGAACTCTACATACTGCTTCAGAGTGTATTAAGCGTAAAAAACCTGTGTTTGTTATACCGGGAAGCATTTTTTCGAAATCATCTGAAGGATGTAATAATTTGTTGACTAAGGTGGGTGTCACAATAGTACCGTCATTGAGTTTTCTTGATAAGCTTTTGGGTATTGGTCCTTTAATTGAAACGGGTGGAGTTGCACAAGAGCTTTTAATACTGATAAAATCAGGCTTTGATACTGTTACATCACTTGCAAGGGGTTTAAATTTATCTGAAAGCAAGTTGGTTAAAAAGTTGACATATTTAGAACTAAAGGGTATTTTACATGTGAATAAATTCGGGAAAGTTTTTATAAGATGA